In uncultured Fretibacterium sp., a single window of DNA contains:
- a CDS encoding TetR/AcrR family transcriptional regulator gives MRKIVRQERLKDDKKARLIEAAIEEFNEHGLQNASYNRIIERSGLSKGAVYYYFENKDALFCTVIEDIGERFLDAIKDLEFPETKEGYWDAVLAYRRREVAFFMANPSFGRILMILSERDLSFDDPFWKAFERPIRFLSRFIENGQRLGAVRDDLGAVTIQRLIWAVGKVMNLELFGVMCRGGTCADDEAERISRRYLEVMNDLSRRMLAP, from the coding sequence ATGAGGAAGATCGTCAGGCAGGAACGGCTGAAGGACGACAAAAAGGCGCGGCTGATCGAGGCGGCCATCGAGGAGTTCAACGAGCATGGCCTGCAGAACGCCTCCTACAACAGGATCATAGAGCGTTCCGGCCTCAGCAAGGGAGCGGTCTATTACTACTTCGAGAACAAGGACGCCCTGTTCTGTACGGTCATCGAGGACATCGGAGAGCGCTTCCTGGATGCGATAAAGGACCTGGAGTTCCCCGAGACGAAGGAGGGGTACTGGGACGCCGTCTTGGCGTATCGGCGGAGGGAGGTCGCCTTCTTCATGGCGAACCCTTCCTTTGGGCGCATCTTGATGATTCTGAGCGAGCGCGACCTGTCGTTCGACGACCCCTTCTGGAAAGCGTTCGAGCGCCCCATCCGTTTCCTGTCCCGGTTCATAGAGAACGGACAGAGGCTTGGGGCCGTTCGGGACGATCTGGGGGCCGTGACGATCCAGCGCTTGATATGGGCCGTCGGAAAGGTGATGAACCTCGAACTGTTCGGCGTGATGTGCCGCGGCGGAACGTGTGCGGACGACGAGGCGGAGCGGATATCC
- the hemB gene encoding porphobilinogen synthase yields MMIVRPRRLRRTAAIRDMVRETRLSPSMLVYPVFVREGTNVEEDIPAMPGQKRYSPDTLPRVLERTAEAGLGGVLLFGIPDHKDETGSQAWAENGVIQRSLAEGKRRFPDLTLIADVCLCEYTSHGHCGVLKGETVDNDPTLELLARTAVSQARAGADVVAPSDMMDGRVGALRSALSAAGLQETLILSYAVKYASAFYGPFREAAGSAPAFGDRRGYQMDPRNVREALREAQLDVDEGADMIMVKPGLPYLDVLRAVKERSCVPVGAYSVSGEYSMIKAAAERGWVDEERAVSEAAVCLVRAGADILLTYFALPLAQWIREGKL; encoded by the coding sequence ATGATGATCGTAAGGCCCAGAAGGCTGCGGCGCACGGCCGCCATCCGCGACATGGTGAGGGAGACGCGCCTTTCGCCGTCCATGCTCGTGTATCCCGTGTTCGTCCGCGAGGGGACGAACGTCGAGGAGGACATCCCGGCCATGCCGGGGCAGAAGCGCTACAGCCCGGACACGCTGCCGCGCGTGCTGGAGCGCACGGCCGAGGCCGGGCTGGGGGGCGTGCTGCTCTTCGGCATACCGGACCACAAGGATGAGACCGGCAGTCAGGCCTGGGCGGAGAACGGGGTGATCCAGCGCTCGCTGGCCGAGGGGAAGCGGCGCTTTCCCGACCTGACGCTGATCGCGGACGTCTGCCTCTGTGAGTACACGTCGCACGGCCACTGCGGGGTGCTGAAGGGGGAGACCGTGGACAACGATCCGACGCTCGAGCTCCTGGCGCGGACGGCTGTCTCGCAGGCCCGTGCCGGGGCGGACGTGGTGGCGCCGTCCGACATGATGGACGGCCGGGTGGGGGCCCTGCGGTCGGCGCTCTCCGCCGCCGGCCTGCAGGAGACCCTGATCCTGTCCTACGCGGTGAAATACGCCTCGGCGTTCTACGGCCCCTTCCGCGAGGCGGCGGGATCGGCCCCCGCGTTCGGGGACAGGAGGGGTTACCAGATGGATCCCCGCAACGTCCGCGAGGCCCTGAGGGAGGCGCAGCTGGACGTGGACGAGGGCGCGGACATGATCATGGTCAAGCCGGGGCTGCCGTACCTGGACGTGCTCCGCGCGGTCAAGGAGCGGAGCTGCGTTCCGGTGGGCGCGTACTCCGTCAGCGGGGAGTACTCCATGATCAAGGCGGCGGCCGAGCGGGGCTGGGTGGACGAGGAGCGCGCCGTCTCCGAGGCGGCTGTCTGCCTCGTCCGGGCGGGAGCGGACATCCTGCTGACGTATTTCGCGCTCCCCCTGGCCCAGTGGATCCGCGAGGGAAAGCTGTAG